Sequence from the Neomonachus schauinslandi chromosome 9, ASM220157v2, whole genome shotgun sequence genome:
CACCATGAAGCTGGCATACCTTTTCCTTGGCTCCATGGCCCTCTTCCTCCTGGCTGGCTGCAGCTGTGTCCTCAGCACCTCCAGTGAGGACCTTCTCACCTTTGTGGGCTGTGCCGTGAGGGAGTTTACTTTCCTGGCCAAAAAGCCAGGCTGCAGGGGCCTTCGGATCACTACGGATGCCTGCTGGGGCCGCTGTGAAACCTGGGAGGTGAGTCTCAAGGCAGGAGCAGGTGACAAAGCCTTCAGGGCCAGCCACCTGGGTTGATTCCtgcattcactttttaaataaaatgaggtagAGTGGGGCATtcctgtggaattttttttttaatgacaattaTTTGGCGTTCTc
This genomic interval carries:
- the GPHB5 gene encoding glycoprotein hormone beta-5, with the protein product MKLAYLFLGSMALFLLAGCSCVLSTSSEDLLTFVGCAVREFTFLAKKPGCRGLRITTDACWGRCETWEKPILEPPYIEAHHRVCTYNETRQVTVKLPNCAPGVDPFYTYPVAVRCDCGACSTASTECETL